A genomic stretch from Theobroma cacao cultivar B97-61/B2 chromosome 4, Criollo_cocoa_genome_V2, whole genome shotgun sequence includes:
- the LOC18601886 gene encoding transcription factor MYB75 isoform X1, translated as MYRKPMEGLSLGVRKGAWTEEEDILLKKCIEKYGEGKWHQVPSKAGLNRCRKSCRLRWLNYLKPNIKRGDFAADEVDLIIRLHKLLGNRWSLIAGRLPGRTANDVKNYWNTHLLKKFNPSKQKARDDDQNPSNPNNIVIKPRPRTLSKKSFPVQLGGTNINDNNSEAATASHNLLADADNSYYIPADNDQIIWWENLLINDNDAVDVQHAAASFNNSNTKSGTGDQTVLNSIDKYEEIGERTMVVEVGNNSSWDELFRDVQLWNVFNPEPEDYV; from the exons atgtaccgTAAACCTATGGAAGGCTTATCTTTAGGAGTTAGGAAAGGTGCATGGACTGAAGAAGAGGACATTCTTCTCAAGAAATGCATTGAAAAATATGGAGAAGGAAAATGGCATCAAGTTCCTTCTAAAGCAG GCTTGAATCGATGCCGGAAAAGCTGTAGACTGAGGTGGTTGAATTATCTCAAGCCAAACATCAAGAGAGGAGATTTTGCAGCTGATGAAGTTGATCTCATCATACGTCTCCATAAGCTCCTAGGTAACAG ATGGTCACTAATTGCTGGTAGGCTTCCTGGAAGAACAGCAAACGATGTGAAAAACTACTGGAACACTCACTTGCTGAAAAAATTCAATCCTTCCAAACAAAAAGCACGTGATGATGATCAAAATCCATCAAACCCTAATAATATTGTTATAAAGCCTCGGCCTCGGACCTTATCAAAGAAAAGTTTCCCAGTGCAGTTGGGAGGAACAAACATCAACGACAACAACAGCGAGGCAGCAACTGCAAGTCACAATTTGTTAGCTGACGCTGACAACAGTTACTATATCCCTGCTGACAATGATCAAATTATATGGTGGGAAAATTTGCTAATAAATGACAATGACGCAGTTGACGTTCAGCACGCGGCAGCTTCCTTTAATAATAGCAACACTAAAAGCGGAACGGGAGACCAGACCGTCTTAAACAGTATAGATAAGTATGAAGAAATTGGAGAGAGAACCATGGTGGTTGAGGTAGGCAATAATTCTAGTTGGGATGAACTTTTTCGTGATGTGCAACTCTGGAATGTGTTCAACCCAGAGCCAGAAGATTATGTATAA
- the LOC18601886 gene encoding transcription factor MYB75 isoform X2, which yields MYRKPMEGLSLGVRKGAWTEEEDILLKKCIEKYGEGKWHQVPSKAGLNRCRKSCRLRWLNYLKPNIKRGDFAADEVDLIIRLHKLLGNRLPGRTANDVKNYWNTHLLKKFNPSKQKARDDDQNPSNPNNIVIKPRPRTLSKKSFPVQLGGTNINDNNSEAATASHNLLADADNSYYIPADNDQIIWWENLLINDNDAVDVQHAAASFNNSNTKSGTGDQTVLNSIDKYEEIGERTMVVEVGNNSSWDELFRDVQLWNVFNPEPEDYV from the exons atgtaccgTAAACCTATGGAAGGCTTATCTTTAGGAGTTAGGAAAGGTGCATGGACTGAAGAAGAGGACATTCTTCTCAAGAAATGCATTGAAAAATATGGAGAAGGAAAATGGCATCAAGTTCCTTCTAAAGCAG GCTTGAATCGATGCCGGAAAAGCTGTAGACTGAGGTGGTTGAATTATCTCAAGCCAAACATCAAGAGAGGAGATTTTGCAGCTGATGAAGTTGATCTCATCATACGTCTCCATAAGCTCCTAGGTAACAG GCTTCCTGGAAGAACAGCAAACGATGTGAAAAACTACTGGAACACTCACTTGCTGAAAAAATTCAATCCTTCCAAACAAAAAGCACGTGATGATGATCAAAATCCATCAAACCCTAATAATATTGTTATAAAGCCTCGGCCTCGGACCTTATCAAAGAAAAGTTTCCCAGTGCAGTTGGGAGGAACAAACATCAACGACAACAACAGCGAGGCAGCAACTGCAAGTCACAATTTGTTAGCTGACGCTGACAACAGTTACTATATCCCTGCTGACAATGATCAAATTATATGGTGGGAAAATTTGCTAATAAATGACAATGACGCAGTTGACGTTCAGCACGCGGCAGCTTCCTTTAATAATAGCAACACTAAAAGCGGAACGGGAGACCAGACCGTCTTAAACAGTATAGATAAGTATGAAGAAATTGGAGAGAGAACCATGGTGGTTGAGGTAGGCAATAATTCTAGTTGGGATGAACTTTTTCGTGATGTGCAACTCTGGAATGTGTTCAACCCAGAGCCAGAAGATTATGTATAA